A region of the Gopherus evgoodei ecotype Sinaloan lineage chromosome 15, rGopEvg1_v1.p, whole genome shotgun sequence genome:
TTCTTATAAAACATGAGTGGAGCTGTACTCAACACAACTGGGGATACAAAAGATTTGATAGTTTGTACAATCAGTGAGTAGAGTTCCCAAACCACTTGGCTATCCATCTCAATGAAAGGCATTATCTACCTGTAAGATCATTAATTAAATAATCattatctctctgtgcctctttgCAGCTCCTGATAATTTTCTCTGTCACTAAGGTATGTGTATTTAAATAAGCAATAGTCGTACTGTTATAGACATCATCATCTCCTAACAGATATTAGCCAGCTCTCTCATTTATAAGGGCAGGAATGTTTCCTTGAACAATTTGCAGTGCCATAGATCAGTATCTGCTGTGATTCAGTGGCAAAACAGCCCCTAAACTATGGGAAATGAAGCCAGTGAATTCTGTTAGCTCTTTCTGAACCTGTGCAAAGCAATTAGACCAAGTGCCTTATTTTCTGGGATGTCTTTTTTGCTCTTACCATGTCAAATGTACCTTACCAAGGAGAGTGGGCTGGACTTGACATTCTGTCTATCCAGAACTGAGCTGCCTAACAGGAAGAAGTAATTTCACATTTTACAGAGCATTACTGGGGTAAATGCCTCTGAATCTTAGACTCAGATTTCTGTGGTCTCAGGAATATGGAAGTTATTCCACAGCAGCAGCATTTAGAAATGATGGTGCTGAGATTGCTACATAATCAGAACcattaaaatgtttggttttatgATGTAtagtaaaaaaaagaaagataacaACCAAGAGACTCATGTCCAAATAAAACAAGTCCTCAATggaaaaaaagcaacattttctgGTCCCTGTAAAATTAATGCTAGTGTCcttctgaatgaaaaaaaaaccctctctcccCGCTCTAGCCAGCCATGGAAATTCTGCCTTTTTGTGGAATCTGTATAATCTCTAGTCCCTTCTTTACCGTTTTGGCAAAATGTACCAGTTAAAACAGTTCTCCCTTTCCTATCACTTTTCAAATCTCCAATTCCCCAGAGTGACCTAATGATCAAAACCTATTTCCCATTCCTTCTCCAGGTTTTGAGGCTGATATGTGAACTTGATAGCAAGCTTTGGAGCTGTGGGAATTCGATTGGCCTTTGTGGTTAATCTTATTATAATTAACAAGGCAGTTAACAAATGTGATCTGGGAACGTTGATAttagcacacacacactccagggCCTGACACTGCtgccatttacaccagtgtaaatcaggagtaactctgctgATTTGAACCACTAGACTGGCATCAAGTGGAGTGACGCCCACCGAGTATACATCGACAATGTCGTTACTTTGTGTatgtagaagaagaagaggaaaagtACTTTCCACAAGTTTGGGGTGTTGTGAGAATTCCAGAGGAAGGAGCAAAGGGGAGCCCCAAAGGCCAAACAAATAATAACCTAAATATATAAAGGCCCCAGCTCAACAGAACATTTAAGCAGGTGTTTAAAATCCATCCCTTTTCGTTTCTGTGTGTTCAGTTGTGTACCATATACAGTATAACTCCAGTTATCTGAACTCCCTTTATCCAACAATCTGAGTTATCCAAATCCACAGTGTGTCCCTCCATGTAGCTTGTGTTATTGAATAGCACTTCCATTTATCCAACTGCCCAGTTACCCAAAACTTTCAGATGTCTCCCCAGGCATTTGGATAAATGGGAGTGTACATGCTTTATACACACATGCACTGTGTAGGCTAGCCAGCCCCTTCTCTGGACATCCCTGGATTTCCCATCTTGTCCTGGCTCCACTTTTCCCCCCTTTGACTTCCTCCTATAATCGCCAGTCTCCTGGAAGGCCGGCACAGCCTCACCTTCCCTGCCACATAGCGTTAACATAGGGATcagtgagaaagagagagtgcaaGAATAATTACTTGTAGAAAAATCATGGCACTGAGACTCATTGCTCAGTCACTGGCTTTTGTTAcgtctcttctctccctctctttcatcTCTTTGGAATGTGAGCTTGTGATGGGgcacctgccccacactgggctctaaggggttaatagagccctagggaaggctgtgcaggaggcagccaaccagagaagggctgaagggagcagccaatcagggccaaacAGGCCCATATGaaacgggagctgcagggggatgagggcagtTCTCTGCTGGAAGCCCAGGGGGGAAGGTCTATgtctctggagggctgagagagctgccagcaccctggacacAGCAGTGCTGCTATCAGTGACCAGGGGAGTAAgagacagctcctggctggctgctggggtttgcaggctgaggccctggggcaagggcaaagaggatgCTGGGGCCACAAGGAAGGGCCAGACCCTACACTGCAGTCGCTGCTAAGGTAAGTGACTGAACAGCGGACTGCATGTCCCCCAGAAACCAGGAGCACAGTATGTGGCACAGCCTGAGGGCTGTGTCGCTGAAGAGGACACCACAGTCCTTGGAGAGACGTGGGTCCTAGAGCAGGAGTGATGGTGGCGAGGCATCACCCAAAGAGGGCGCACTAACacagagagctaattcccaagacagccaTCAGGAGGCGCCAGAGTGGTGAGCGCACCCCGTCACAGAGCTcttcacagcagggactcaggcCCTCGTCTTACACGGAGCGCCATGTGGATGCAGAGGGTTGCCGAGGAAGAGCCACTTGCAGGGTTGAGGTTTAAACCTGGGCTTGTCCAAGGAGCCTATGTGCCCAATTGCCACTGAGTGTCACTGGGATTTGGATGCCAAAATCCTTTAAAATCTCAGCCCAAGTCTCTGGTTGTGTCAGAGCACTGCCTGGAACGCGGTAGGTGTTTTACAAATCACAATAGTCCAGTTCTCTATGGGGCTGGTTTccagagcacccacaactccagttaAAAATCAGTGGGAACTGCTGGTGTGCCACATCCCTGAAAATTAGGCCCAGACCTATCCATCCAGCTCCTGCATTTGTTTCGctgttcatttcagtgggagcaggatcagacccgaGCGAGGAGACGGAGGAGGAAAATGACACAGGCACAGTAGCTCTGCTTTCTGAAGAAGCCAGACAAGGACACCAATGGGCTCTGAAGACATTCATGCTGATCGTAAGCATGAAATACAGCTGGGATATTTTCTCAATTAAAAAGTCAGTGAAAcaaacttaattttctgtttaatttttcattgaaacattTATTCTGTTTCACAGCAGCTGGAGACTCAGCTGCATTTGGAGTTGGGGGGAGTTACGTGGAGAGGAGCGTAGCTTTTGCAGATGCCTGAAGCAGGCTCTGAGCCTGTATTTATGTCGGAAGCACTTACTCCTTATTATTAAGAGACTTTCCCTCCTCTTATGGGCACTGCAGTTTTGCCCCCTTCACAAGTATGGATTTTATAACACCAAAGCCACAATCACAGCTTGGACCCTTGTGGGCAGCCTCAGCAAAGAGGTCAAGAACCAAATGGGCCACAGAGACTGAACACCGCTCTCCACTCCTCAAGGGGACCCTTtcagctccaggctgagcagagtaaagcagctggcattgccaGCACCCTGTGTTAATGGATAAAGACTCAGCTTCATGTCCTAGCACTGGGAGTGGGCACCTTTCGCCATCTTCAAATTCACACTTAGCTTTCTTTGAAAATGGGTGAGTGAGAAATTCTGGGAACATTGGGGATTAGGATGATCAGGTCAATGGCTGAGGGGTGGCCATGGGTGGGCCTCCGTCCATCTAATTCTGGCTGCCAAACATGGGTGCACAAGGAATCCTGCTTCGTTCCAGGAGTCAAGAAAATGCCGGTGGCAGTTGGCAGTGACCAGGACGGACAACAAGGCTGACAGCCGCTCAGGTGTGTGTCATCTCTCCCTTTCTCATtctgttctattcaggttcttgcACAGAATGCATCATCATGGTATCTAAGCCCCTTGAGTATCTCCCCCTGCAATTTCAGCTGATGCAGGATCCAGCCCCTAGCACCAAAAAATCTGTTACACTTTTAAGGGAATGCTGCAGTTTTAAACCACAAATTAAATTTTTAATGCAGCTTCATAACTGTAGTACCCAAATGTAGTGTAATATTGATAGGGGCTGTGCATCCAGCTAGCTGAGATTGCCCCAGAAAGCTGTTCAGAATGTTATGCAATATGTagctaaattaattatttgtaatGAAAGGATCCATGTCCCTATAGCATCTCTGAGACCTAGCTAGTATGAAGAACCATCTTTTCCTCCTCACTGGCTGTAAATGTCAGGTACAGAGAAGAACACTGACTTTGGGTCCAGGAACAGTGAGAGAAAGAAGGGAGAAGACAGAGAAAGGAAGCGATCTGCAAAGAGAGACTGCAGCTAAATGCAGCAAATTTCAGAGCTCCAGTGCGAAATGTTTTCCTGCTGCCTGCTATGGCAAGGAACATTCCACCTTAAAAGCACAGAATGTTTTTTCTAGTTATCACACAGTACCAATTTTCACATTGATCTAACAATGGATTGTGGATTTTAGAGAGTGGGGGGCAAAGGGAATCAGCTTTAAACAGAAACTGCCTAGCAAACTTAGCCATGGAGCAGCAATAGTTCATTCTGAGCTCATTTAGTGCCCCTTGTCCCATCCTATGCCTTAAAAAACTGTAAAAGGAACTCAGCTCTCCCTGTTTGTGGGACATCGCTAGCAAGAGGTGCAGAGGGCATTACTCTGTAATCCTGGGTAAAGATCCTTTCCCCATTGTGTTCTTACCCAGAATAACCCTCAGGTGCCAAGTTCCTCCCTAAAGCACATTTTTGGATGAGTTATAGACATGTACAATCCAGGGGTCACAGAAACAGGGATCAGGGAATCTCTGCTCCCTCCTGGATCCTTAAAGATAGCACTAGCACAATCTACAGCTAAATTACTTATCAGCTGACTCCTCTTTGATGGACAGGCAAAGGGGGCGGGGATTTCTCTCTAATTGAAGCCTAACCATTATGATTTCCCATCTCAAAGCTCCCTGTTCCCATAATGGATTGTGCTGTCCCCACTGCAGAGAGGAGAATTGTCTGTGAAATTAACACTACCCCAGAGGACAGTGCATTATGTACAGCAGACTTCCTGAACAATAGAGACTGTTCCGCAGCTCATTGCTCTCTGGGGCTCCAGCTTCCAGGATTAAAGAgatttgttcacttttttttaaaatcctttttataTTTGTAATTCTGTTCTCCTCACCCAAAGGTTAGCATTGGACAGATTGAATATTTACATATATTACCACTTCCTCAGGCAATGGGCTTTGGCAAAGGTTATTGTGAAGGCAGGAATCTCAGTCCCTCCAGGGAGCAGCTTGAACTGCTTTGAAATAATGTAATATCCTCCCCTCTAGCCACCCCTCACATGCACACAGTGTTCCCTCTGGCTGATATTCAGCACCAAGTCATCTGGAGGGGTCCTAGCCAGTGGTGTCTGGCAGGCCTCAGTTACAGAGGCAAATCTGCTCTTTGGAGGTGGCGAgggaatgtttaaaaataaaaggagctTGCCCTGTACTCCTACTAAATCCACAAACGCAATAACCGACCCTGGTGCATGATGCAACTTTTCTGAAGAAGTTGgcaatgggtgacaggggatggatcagttcttgataattgccctgttctgttcattccctctggggcgcctggcattggccattgttggcagacaggacactgggctggatggacctttggtctgacccagtgtggccgttcttatgttcttggtcGCTTTCCTTAGCTTGTCACTGAAGGTACAGAACCTGATGGAATATAGCAAGGGATTCACTAGGCCTTTATACCAAAGACCATGCCCTCTCCTCAACTGTGACCAGAGCAATGCAGAAACCATTTGCTTGAGGAACAGTAACTATCATATATTTTCCCCTATGCATGAGGTGAACCTCAAAACTTTGGGTCTAACTCGCATATTAAATCTACAGGACTTTGCTTAGCTAGGAGGAAAGCATAGAGATAGATCAGAATGGTTTCTGCAAAGGAACCTTTAATGTTTCAGTCTATTGTAATGAGACTCACAGGGGACAGCTGGAGTTAATTAAATGCTTGCATCAGAACTTCTGTCAAACTGATTCGCActgtcacacacacaaactattgTGAACAGCATGAAAGGCTCCCTTTCTACCCCACCTCCTGGAGAGATCTTACTAGGCCAGGACAGCAGCCTGCACTGGGAGGCAAAAGGAGGAAGGGGTTGGGAAGTTATGTAATATTCTTTCTCTGCAGTACACTGTTCCCAGACTGGAAGTCCTTGCATCCCTTCACCCATTTCACTAATCAAAATTCAGTGGCTTcactccatttaaatcagtggaatcTTACACCAGGGCAGACTTTGGCCCTGAATGTTCTGTTACCTAAAAAATTGACATATGGCCGGACCACTGAGCTGGCTCAGTGCATatagggaggggctctgggcaaaCAATAACTCATATGTCATCAATGGGAACTACTACCAGCCATTTTCCTTTCCAGCACCCAGGACAGGACTCATTTGGAGAGTCAGAATGTGCACATTGAACCATAAGGTCACCAGAGGGGAAACCCCACTTTTCTGCCCACAACAGAAGGAAATAAACCAACCAGCCATGCAGAATGGCTGGAGGAAAGAGAAGCAGATTATTTTATCTGTAGGCCTCCATAAATGTGTGAGGAAATGACAGTGATGGATGCATCATAAAAAACATGATAGATAGGTAGATCTGAACTCATCCTAACACAGTCTGCTCTAATTTTCCGATACTCACCAGCTGGTATAACCTTTTATTAGTGAGTGGAGATGGGAAACAATAACACATCTAGATTAGACAAGGCAATATGTATCATGGACCATAAAGAAGCTTATTCTATCTTGCAGCAGTCTGTACCACTCTGAAAGCACCCCAGATGGTCTCATGCAAATCTCACAACTTCCATTCAAAGAAGAGCTCTATGGGTTCCCATCTGAAGGGAAGGGTGGTGGGGAATGAATACAAACAGAAACGCCACATCCTCAGTTCTCAAGACTTGAATAATAGTCAGCCTTGACTGAAGTACTGAAGCTAAAAAGGCAGCAATTTCTCTTAGTAACCGTGGCTACCAAGTACCCTCACCAAGGCCTTTAATTTTGTCACTTCATTTGTTTTCCCATTTCAGTAAAAattctctctcacacccacaaCCAAGCTATGTGTCAACACCACTGTGCTACAAATGTGAGTCCTGTGTTCCTGAAACTGACAAAGCCAGATGCCCAGTCTAGACCAACTGTGCTTAGGGCAggacttgggggtggggtgaggttgAGCTGGGGGTGCTAATCCACCTTCAGGCTCCCCTGATGGTGCCAGCTGGAGGCTGATTTGGTGTCTGGCACTAGAGCAGGAAGAGTTACCTAGGCCAGGGACTGATTGCTGATTGCCAGTGTCCAGTGTTTCCTGGTCACACCTTTCACTCACCCTGGCCCCCAGGAACACCCTTTTATGAATTATGATCATTACTATTAATGTTGGATGACGGGAGGGCCCCGAACTTCAGTCAGGGATCAGACCCTCCCCCATATTGTGCTAGACACTCTGCACACAGGGGCAGGTGGCACAGAGCCAGCTTGCCAGCTGGGTACTCCCAGGGGTCCCTCTGCAGCGGGGGATCGCCAGCTGTGCATGGCCTGAGCCCACAGCAAAGGGCCCAGGTTCTGGCCAAGACTGTTCACacggggggtggagtggagcgtTTCACTTGGCTTAGGCGCTCGGCTCGAGGGGGTCCTGGGAAAGCTCCTGCCTTCAGCAAGCCCCTGGCAGGCGTAAGCGCTGCTCCGGCGAGCCAGGCCCGCAGGATGCGCCAGATTCTCCTGTTCCAGCTCCGGGACTCCATCCTGTGACCGCCCCCAGTCTAGCGCCCCGGGACTCCGAGCCTGGGAACGCCGCTCGCTTCCCGGTAGAGCCGGGCGCCTGGCCCGCCCCGGCCCAGCTCGGCTGAGCCCCTGGAGCGCTGGCAGGAGCCCAGCGGGAAAGCCAAGGCTCGGCCTCCGTGGCAACGCCGGCCTCCGCAGGCCGGGTTAACAACCCCTTATCCCGGCAGGCTTTAATTTCCGCGGGCGCGTGAGAGGGCACCCCAAGCCCATACCAGGGGCTGGCGTGCTGGAAAAGAGCCTGCGCTGAGCCCCGCACGGGAGCCCGCGGCACCCCTCTCCTGGCTCCCCACGCGTGcgtccacacacccctgcctgtacacccccccacacccaccactCCTCCCGCGTGCGTCCACACACCCCCCTGcgtgcacacacccacacccaccactACCCCCCGGCTCCGCACACTCTCCCTGCGTGCgtccacacacacccccggcTCCGCACGCACCCCTGTGTGTACAAACACACCCACCACTACCCCCTGGCTCCGCACACTCCCCCCGCGTGCGTCCACAGACACCCCTgcgtgtacaaacacacacacttctccctgcgtgcgcgcacacacacccacacccacacaccactACTCCCGCGCGCACGGTAGTTACCCCCCTCCAGTGACCCCCCCCTTCCAGGTACTGTCCCACGGAGCGCGTGTCTGTGCGAGGGTTCTGCCGCAGAGAGAGGGGGGAGCCCCGCCAGCTCCAGCGGGCAGGACCCTCCCCCTCCCGGGCTTTCTTCCCCAGCGCGAGCCGCCAGCCAGGCAATTAAACCGGGATTCCACCCCGTCGTGACGTCAATGGCGGCGTAGCCCCGCCCGCGGGCTATAAAGCAGCCCGCTTACCGCAGTCCACTCGGCAGTTCGCTGGACAGCTCCCGGGTGCTGAAGACGAGGAGGGGGCTCGGCGTGGGGGGAATTTGGCGGCAGGACCAGCCATGCCTGCGGGGGCCCCGTGCAGCCTTTTCTTCGCCTCTGTCCTCTTGCTGAGGGCATGCGCCCAGAGCTTCGGCCAGACGCGCTTCATCTGCACCTCGGTGCCGGTGGATATGGACATGTGCACCTCTTCCCTGCCGGGCAGCGGCACGGCCGAGGAGCTGCAGACCACCGTCCTGCAGCTCCGGGAGACGGTGCTCCAGCAGAAGGAGACCATCATGAGCCACAAAGACACCATCAGGGAGCTGACCACCAAGCTGGGCAGGTGTGAAAGCCAGAGCCTGCCGGAGACTGGCCACAGCGAGTCCAAAACGGGCGGGGGATCCAGCCGCAAACAGCCCGGCTCGTCCAAAAACACCATGGGGGACCTGTCTCGGGCGCCAGCTGCTGAGACCTTGAGTCAACTTGGGCAAACTTTGCAGTCACTCAAGACGAGACTAGAAAACTTAGAGGTACCTGtattttctgttctttcttaGAGCTAGACAGAGGGGGAAGGGACGATCCTATTTCTGACTCTACCCGGTGCACATCTTAGCCCCGGGGTAACCTGTAATGGTGCGGCGTTGTCCCGTCTGCGGGGCGAATGCAGCAAGGTGGAGCGCAGCCCAAAACGTGAGTCTGGCTGCGGTGTTCGCTTTAGTTTAATTAAGCTAGGCCGCTTGTTTGCTAAGAGCTAAATGAGTTTAACTCTCGGCTGGTGAGCGCCAGAGCGTGTCCCGGGTAAATACCGCTCGGGGTTAATGTGGTTTGTAACAATCCACTTATTCTCTTTGCTCCCCGCAGCAGTTTAGTAGGATCAATTCCTCAGGCCAGACCAACCACCTGCGGGACGTGCTTCAGAATAAAATAGACGATTTAGAGAAGCAAGTTCTGTCCAGAGTGAACAGCCTGGAGGAAGGAAAGTTAACGAAGAACGAGTCCGAGGAACGAAGCAAAATAGAGAGCACGCTCACTTCCCTGCACCAGCGGATCAGTGACCTGGAGAAAGGTAACGGGTCGGGCTGCAGCTGGCCCGGCGGGTTTTAAACGCACCGTTCCCAACCCAAACCCTAGCGAGGGTGGGATAAAAACATCACCCCCCCCCACGAGCCGCGGGATTGAAGATCCTCTCTCCAAGCAGGGGCCCCGTTTTAAACCCCGAGTCTGGTTCCTTGTCCCTTGGCGGGACCTGGGGGCGCGGGGCGAAGGGGCCTGCTTCGCTCACCAGCTATCCGGGAAGCTCCCTAACCCCGCCGTGTTGTGTCCTGGCCCCTGCACATCTGCCCACGAGAAAACCCACAACTGGCCCATTAGAAACCATTGCGCTTTGGACGCGGCTGGGTCCCGCGCCTCTGCCGGGCACTCCtctaggtgagctggggcgggtgCGCGGCGCCCTCCTGCCTCCCAACCTCCAGCGAGCGGCGGGATTACCAGTCCCGGCTCGCTGCGCCTTGGGGCCCTGCCTGGGCGGTTGATTGGGGCAGGTCCCCCTGGCTTTCCGGCGGAGATGGAAGCGGGCTGCGGGGGGGACCCCAGGTTCCCAAGCGCAGTGCAATGGCCCGGACTGAGCGCAGCAGCgggctggtggggtggggacGGTGCCATCTTAAGGCTTGTTACAtaacggggggagggaggagaggaagggctcCTGGGCAGCCCCTGGCGCCGCTAGCCTTGGTCCTGAGCAAGGGGCGGCCCAGCCCAGCTCTTTCTCCGCCGGGTCCCTCTCCTGCCCCGTGCAGAGACCCCGCGCGCGGAGAGCAACCCCCCGCTCTCCccgggcagggcagaaagagagccGGCCGGCCGACAAGTTCCAGCTGACCTTCCCGCTGCGGACCAACTACATGTACGCCAAGGTGAAGAGGAGCCTGCCCGAGATGTACGCCTTCTCCGTGGGCATGTGGATCAAATCCAGCGCCTCGCCGGGCGTGGGGACGCCTTTCTCGTACGCGGTGCCGGGCCAGGCCAACGAGCTGGTGCTCATCGAGTGGGGCAACAACCCCATGGAGATCCTCATTAACGACAAGGTAGGCTGGGCCCCCGCAGAGCCCCCGGCTCTCCGCTCTGCTCCCCGCGCGTGGGATCCCTGCCGCTCCCACGGGGATGGAGTGGCGTGTCTCACCCCACTCCCCGTGCACTGGGGACAGTGACAGtccggggcagggagggggagccaggcCCCAGGAGGCCAGGACTGACAAACCCAAACACTTGGCCCCTA
Encoded here:
- the NPTX1 gene encoding neuronal pentraxin-1, yielding MPAGAPCSLFFASVLLLRACAQSFGQTRFICTSVPVDMDMCTSSLPGSGTAEELQTTVLQLRETVLQQKETIMSHKDTIRELTTKLGRCESQSLPETGHSESKTGGGSSRKQPGSSKNTMGDLSRAPAAETLSQLGQTLQSLKTRLENLEQFSRINSSGQTNHLRDVLQNKIDDLEKQVLSRVNSLEEGKLTKNESEERSKIESTLTSLHQRISDLEKGQKESRPADKFQLTFPLRTNYMYAKVKRSLPEMYAFSVGMWIKSSASPGVGTPFSYAVPGQANELVLIEWGNNPMEILINDKVAKLPFVINDGKWHHICITWTTRDGVWEAYQDGTQGGHGENLAPYHPIKPQGVLVLGQEQDTLGGGFDATQAFVGELAHFNIWDRKLSPGEIYNLATCSTKAPAGNVIAWSETNIDIYGGATKWTFEACRQLN